ACCACCAAATCATTCCCGTGCTGTCCCAGCAGAATCCCCCGAATCACACCCTGCAGCCTCATCACCACACCCCCGTGGTGCCAGCTCAGCAGCCTGTAGTCCCCCAGCAATCAGTGATGCCAGTTCCTGGCCAACATTCTAGGACTCTGACCCAACTCCACCAGGCAAACCTCCCTCTACACCCCCAGCAGCCCTTCCAGCCTCAGCCCCTGCCGCCACAGCCACCTCTGCCTCCGATGTTCCCCATGCAGCGTCCCCCGTGCTTCCTGACCTGCCTCCAGAAGCTTGGCCAGCAACAGACAAGACCAAGCGGGAGCGAGTGCTGAGTATACCTTGAAGCCACTAGAACATCTGTGAGAATAGTAAAGCAAAACTGTCCCCTAGAGTCTAAGTTCTCGAACAATCTAGGGTCTAGAGTTTCAGTAACCAGAGGTCAATGACTCTGTTAGTACACACATGCGTTGTAACTTTATATTATAAATGATTTTATCCAAATGGCTTAGTAATTAAGACCATAGCTTTTACGGTGGGTTTAAattctatgaatatttttaaatccaaCCAGAATATATATTACTGAAACCCATTAATTTTAAGAACAATAGTATAAGGGAACATCATTTCTCCTTATCTTTCAAGGATTTGACTAGCAAGAATAGTCTAGAATTGCACCAAAGATGAAAGAGAGTAATTTTGGGGAGTGAAAGGATGCAAATACTTGAACAGGTTACAAAAGGTAGGTAGGAAATCTCTTTAAAGACAGAAAGGAAGATCACCTGTCCAAAGTGGTTTTTAATCTAATTTGGAGGAAGCTAAGCTAGACAAACTATTAGATTCCTTTTCAGTGCTGGGATGCTAAGCTTTCAGCAAGATGTCTTCACAATTATGCACAAAATCTTCCACCACAGAAAATTCTTTCAAGAGTGGGAAATTATCAATACAACAAATGACCCTTATCCATACCCATAAACCCTTACTTCTGTGTGTATGAGGTTATAGAATTCTACAGTGTGTATGTATCCAAATGTACTCCCAAGTTATAAATGCTATTGATGATTTTCTACTAAGAAGCAGGGATGGGTGGGGTGGAAATGACCTGGATGGGGAGTTAGGAGACCTGGGTTCCAGTTCTGGCTTTGATCCCAAAGAGGGGACGGTATTGTACAAGTTACTTCAAATTTATGGGTGCTTTCCCTTCTtgaaagtgagagaaaaaaagtcacaaaatcaGATTATTTTCAAGCTTCTGTCCAAGTACAAATACCAGTTtcccaataaaaaaattataatatatgcCATATATGGCTTCACAATTATGAGCATATTTATGGAGTATATAGGGCAGAATTTTTGGAAATTGATTGTATCTCAAATAACCTGGTGCTTATAGTTGATTATTCTAGTCACGTACATGTTCTTCTTTATacaaaaaaatccatttatttatttctgttaataATTAAGGTCATGAACTTTATAATGTATTCACACCTTGCTAGAACTGTTTATAGAACAGTAACTTTGGCCAG
This DNA window, taken from Manis pentadactyla isolate mManPen7 chromosome X, mManPen7.hap1, whole genome shotgun sequence, encodes the following:
- the AMELX gene encoding LOW QUALITY PROTEIN: amelogenin, X isoform (The sequence of the model RefSeq protein was modified relative to this genomic sequence to represent the inferred CDS: inserted 1 base in 1 codon); translation: MGIWILSACLLGAAFAMPLPPHPGDPGYINFSYAVLTSLKWYQSIASHRYPSYGYEPMGGWLHHQIIPVLSQQNPPNHTLQPHHHTPVVPAQQPVVPQQSVMPVPGQHSRTLTQLHQANLPLHPQQPFQPQPLPPQPPLPPMFPMQXSPVLPDLPPEAWPATDKTKRERVLSIP